In Blattabacterium cuenoti, the genomic stretch ATTCAAAAAAATCATGAAAAAAATTGTTCGATCTATTTTAATTTTTTTAGTTTTTTTTTGTACAAATTTAGTACAAGGACAGTTTGATATACCTGAAGCTCCAAAAAGAATATATCCTGTACAGGATTATGCAGGAGTTTTATCAAGAAAACAAATAGAAAAATTAAATCAAAAACTTATTACATATTGTAAAATTACATCAACAGAGATTTTGGTAATTATCATTAATAATCTTAACGGAGAAGATCCAAATTTATTAGCATCTCGATGGGGAGAAAAATGGAAAATTGGAAAATTTTATAAAAATAATGGCATAATTATATTATTATCCATTTATGATAGAAAAATATCTATCCAAAACGGATATGGAATAGAACCTTACATGACCGATATTTTAACTATGAAGATTATAAAAAAAATCAAACCTATATTAAAAAATAATCTTTATTATCAAGCTATAAATTATGGAACTCAAGAAATATTTCAAATTCTGAAAAATAAATTTCAAAAAAAACAGAGTAAGAGTAATCAAATATTTTCCACATGGAATTTATTAATTAGCATTTTTTTGATTATATTCTTTTGTTTTTTAACAAAAAACACTTCATTATTAAATACATTACTTTTCACGAATATCTTATTCAGAAATTCAAATTTTGATAAAGACCATGATGATAACCATGATGATAACTTTGATGGATTTGGAGGAGGAGGAAATTTCGGAGGAGGAGGAGGTAGCAGCAGTTGGTAATTTTATTTTTTTAAAAAATCCAAGTATTCCTTAAGTTTTTTTATTTTATTTAATGTATCATTTTCTTTTTTTTTCTCTTTCAAAAGCAAACTTTTTGTAACAGAAGTTACATATTTATTATTACATAAATTTTTTCTAATAACGGATAATAAGTTATAAAAATATTGAATTTGATTTTCAATTTTAACAATATCATCCCTATAATTTTTAGAATATTTTTCATGATTTAAGGATAGAAAAAACTGATCTGTATCTAAAAAAAAAGAAAAAAAAGACACAGATTCCGGTTTCTTTAAAACCGGAATGATTTTATCTAAATTAGCTAATTTTAATATAATGGAATCATATTTTTCTTCTTTTTTTCTCATAGAAAATAAAATAAGACTTTTTTTATGAGAAATATGATTTTGATTTCTAATATTGCGTATTTTAGATATTATTTCAGTAGCTCTTTCGAAAGAAACTAAAATATCATAATCATAATTTTTTTTTTCAGGCCAATAAGAACTCATTAAAGTTTCTTGACGTGATCTTTTTTTAATAAGATTCCAAATTTCTTCTGAAATGAAAGGCATATATGGATGTAATAATTTTAATATATTCTCAAAAAAATTAATCGTATTTAAATATACGATTTCTGGTACACATTTATTACCATAAATTGGTTTGATAATTTCAAGAAAATAAGAACAAAAATCAGACCAAATAAATTTATATAAAATCATTAATGATTCATCTAATTTATACTCTTTAAAAAATTTTTCAAAAGTCTCCAAAACATAATAAAAACGATTCTCAAACCATTTTATAGCAAGTAAAGAATAATCAGGAACATTCTGATTATTTCTTAGTATTTTCCAACTTTTAATTAAACGAAAAGCATTCCATATTTTATTAGAGAAATTTCTTCCTTGTAAACATATTTTTTCTTCAAAATGAAAATCTTTTCCTGCACTACTTTTTAACATAAGTCCCATACGAACAGCATCAGCTCCATATTGATGAATCAAATTTATAGGATTTGGAGAATTATTTAACGATTTTGATATTTTATGATTTTTATCATCTCTAACAATTCCAGTAAAATATACTCTTTTAAAGGGTTTTTGATTTTTAAATAAAAAACCGGATATAATCATACGTGCAATCCAAAAAAATAATATATCTGAACCTGTCACTATTTCTTCAGTGGGATAATAATAACAAATTTCATGATTATGAGGATGATGAATTCCATCAAAGACAGATAAAGGTAATAACCAAGACGAAAACCAAGTATCTAAAACATCTGGATCTTGCCACATTTCATTATAATTTAAATATGGATTTTTACTTTTACTTCTTGCTTTTTCTAATGCTTTTTCTAAATTTTCTGCTACAACAAAATCATTAATTTTTTTTCCATAATAATAAGCAGGAATCCGATGTCCCCACCATAATTGTCTAGATATATTCCAATCACGGATTTCTTTCATCCATTTAAAATAAGTTTTACCAAATTTTTTTGGGTAAAATCTAATATCTCCATTTTTTACAGCTTTTATAGCAGAAATAGACATTTTCTTCATTTTTAAAAACCATTGGATGGATAATCTTTGTTCGACTAATGATAAAGTTCGTTCTGAAAAACCTACTTTATGATTATATTTTTCTATATTTTTTAAAACTTTTAACTTATTAAGTTCTTCTATAATTTTTTCTCTTACTTTCAAACGATCCATTCCTTCATAGTGAAGACCTTTTTCATTTAAAGTTGCATCTTCATTGAAAATGTCAATTACATCTAAATCATGTCTATCTGCTATATTTTTATCATTTCTATCATGAGCCGGAGTAATTTTTAAACACCCAGTTCCAAAATTTGGATCTACGTATGAATCTTGTATAATTGGAATATATCTATTAATTATTGGAATTCTAGCATATTGTCCTATCAAATGAGAATAACGGACATCATTTGGATGAAAACAAATGGCTGTATCCCCAAATATGGTTTCAGGACGAGTTGTTGCTACAGTTACATAATTTTCTTCTCCTTTTATTTTATATTTTAAATAATATAATTTTCCAATATGTTCTTTATAAATTACTTCTTCATCAGAAAGAGTAGTTTTAGCTTCTGGATCCCAATTAATAACATGATAACCTCTATATATGTATCCCTGATTATATAAATCAATGAAAACTTTCGTAACAGATTGAGATAATTTTGAACTCATTGTAAATTGAGTTCTATTCCAATCACATGAACAACCTAATTTCTTTATCTGATCAAAAATAATATTTTGATGACTTTTAGACCATTTCATGACATAATACAAAAACTTTTCTCTTCCTAAAGAAATTTTTGATAATCCTCTTTTTTTTAATTTATGAACAACTTTTGCCTCCGTAGCAATGGATGCATGATCCGTTCCAGGAATCCAACAAGTATTATATCCTCTCATTCTCGCATACCGAATCAATACATCTTGTATTGTATTATTTAATATGTGTCCTATATGAAGAACTCCAGTAACATTTGGAGGAGGCATAATTATAGTATAAGGAATTCTATCATCTGGGTAAGATGAAAAATGATTTCCTTTCATCCAATAATGATATATTTTTTTTTCTACGGATTTTGGATCGTATTTAATTGGAATCTCCATAAATTTAAAAATATAAAAAAAATTGAAATAATCATGAAAATAGTTTTGATTGCTGCTGTTTCCATAAATGGATTTATAGGAAAAAACAATCAATTAATGTGGCATTTACCTAATGATTTAAAACGTTTTAAAAATTTAACTACAGGAGAATCAGTTCTGATGGGAAGAAAAACATTCGAATCCATTGGAAAAATACTTCCGAAAAGGAAAAATATTATATTAACAAAAAATAAAAAGAATTTTCAATTCAAAAATAAAATAAATGTTCAAATTGTTTCCTCTATCAAACAAATAGAAAATTTAAAAAATTTATTTGTTATAGGAGGAGAAAAAACATATGCATACACAATTGAAAAAGCACATTCTATAGAACTCACTCTAATTCATAAAAAATTTTATGGAGATGCTAAATTTCCAAAAATAGATCCAAAAAAATGGAAAAAAATACATGAATTGATTTATGAAAAAGATAAAAATCATTTATTTAATTACAGTTTTATTAGATTTGAAAAAAATAAATAATTATTCTCTTCTATCCAATTCTTTTTTGATTCGTGCTGCAAGTTCATAACATTCGTTAACTACTGCATGATTTAACAAAGCATTCAAATCTTTTTCTGTCATATTTTCTAAATCTTGTTGACTTTTTTCTTTTGAAAAAAAAAGACTACTATTTTTCATTTCTGCTTCAGAAACATCATTTTCTTTATCAATAGGAAATCCATTCT encodes the following:
- a CDS encoding TPM domain-containing protein produces the protein MKKIVRSILIFLVFFCTNLVQGQFDIPEAPKRIYPVQDYAGVLSRKQIEKLNQKLITYCKITSTEILVIIINNLNGEDPNLLASRWGEKWKIGKFYKNNGIIILLSIYDRKISIQNGYGIEPYMTDILTMKIIKKIKPILKNNLYYQAINYGTQEIFQILKNKFQKKQSKSNQIFSTWNLLISIFLIIFFCFLTKNTSLLNTLLFTNILFRNSNFDKDHDDNHDDNFDGFGGGGNFGGGGGSSSW
- a CDS encoding valine--tRNA ligase, giving the protein MEIPIKYDPKSVEKKIYHYWMKGNHFSSYPDDRIPYTIIMPPPNVTGVLHIGHILNNTIQDVLIRYARMRGYNTCWIPGTDHASIATEAKVVHKLKKRGLSKISLGREKFLYYVMKWSKSHQNIIFDQIKKLGCSCDWNRTQFTMSSKLSQSVTKVFIDLYNQGYIYRGYHVINWDPEAKTTLSDEEVIYKEHIGKLYYLKYKIKGEENYVTVATTRPETIFGDTAICFHPNDVRYSHLIGQYARIPIINRYIPIIQDSYVDPNFGTGCLKITPAHDRNDKNIADRHDLDVIDIFNEDATLNEKGLHYEGMDRLKVREKIIEELNKLKVLKNIEKYNHKVGFSERTLSLVEQRLSIQWFLKMKKMSISAIKAVKNGDIRFYPKKFGKTYFKWMKEIRDWNISRQLWWGHRIPAYYYGKKINDFVVAENLEKALEKARSKSKNPYLNYNEMWQDPDVLDTWFSSWLLPLSVFDGIHHPHNHEICYYYPTEEIVTGSDILFFWIARMIISGFLFKNQKPFKRVYFTGIVRDDKNHKISKSLNNSPNPINLIHQYGADAVRMGLMLKSSAGKDFHFEEKICLQGRNFSNKIWNAFRLIKSWKILRNNQNVPDYSLLAIKWFENRFYYVLETFEKFFKEYKLDESLMILYKFIWSDFCSYFLEIIKPIYGNKCVPEIVYLNTINFFENILKLLHPYMPFISEEIWNLIKKRSRQETLMSSYWPEKKNYDYDILVSFERATEIISKIRNIRNQNHISHKKSLILFSMRKKEEKYDSIILKLANLDKIIPVLKKPESVSFFSFFLDTDQFFLSLNHEKYSKNYRDDIVKIENQIQYFYNLLSVIRKNLCNNKYVTSVTKSLLLKEKKKENDTLNKIKKLKEYLDFLKK
- a CDS encoding dihydrofolate reductase, translating into MKIVLIAAVSINGFIGKNNQLMWHLPNDLKRFKNLTTGESVLMGRKTFESIGKILPKRKNIILTKNKKNFQFKNKINVQIVSSIKQIENLKNLFVIGGEKTYAYTIEKAHSIELTLIHKKFYGDAKFPKIDPKKWKKIHELIYEKDKNHLFNYSFIRFEKNK